A region from the Lentisphaera profundi genome encodes:
- the sucC gene encoding ADP-forming succinate--CoA ligase subunit beta — MLIHEYQARDLFKEYGIPVTERKVFDSIEGVKEYATELGQCVVKAQVHAGGRGKGGGVKFAPTPEKAVEHANNILGMDLVTHQTGPEGCHVSTIILVPGLDIAKEYYLAITIDRATQCPFIIASTEGGMDIEEVAESTPEKIAKIKVDPSVGCWPYIGRQVAAALELKGKNARIVAGIAQNLYNMFIEKDCSIVEINPLIVTEDDKIYAIDGKVNFDSNALYRQKDIVALRDEKEEEPLEVEASKHDLAYIKLDGNVACMVNGAGLAMATMDMIQISGGSPANFLDVGGTATPARVEEAFRILLKDPNVEGILINVFGGIVRCDLVAEGVIEAVKNIGNITLPIVIRLSGTNSTEGRALLAQSDLTFETAESLNEAAAKVVAAVAKK; from the coding sequence GTGCTTATTCACGAATACCAGGCTAGGGATCTTTTTAAAGAATATGGTATCCCTGTTACTGAAAGAAAAGTTTTCGATTCAATCGAAGGTGTTAAAGAATATGCAACTGAACTCGGTCAGTGTGTAGTTAAAGCTCAGGTTCACGCTGGTGGACGCGGTAAAGGCGGCGGTGTTAAATTTGCTCCGACTCCCGAAAAAGCTGTTGAACACGCTAATAATATCCTCGGCATGGATCTTGTCACTCACCAGACTGGCCCTGAAGGCTGTCACGTAAGTACAATCATCCTCGTTCCTGGTTTAGATATTGCTAAAGAATACTACCTCGCAATTACTATCGACCGTGCGACTCAATGCCCTTTCATCATCGCTTCAACTGAAGGCGGAATGGACATCGAAGAAGTTGCTGAAAGCACTCCTGAAAAAATCGCTAAAATCAAAGTAGATCCTTCTGTAGGCTGCTGGCCTTACATCGGTCGTCAAGTTGCTGCTGCTCTCGAGCTCAAAGGCAAGAACGCACGTATCGTTGCTGGTATCGCTCAGAACCTCTATAACATGTTCATCGAAAAAGATTGCTCTATCGTAGAGATCAATCCTCTCATTGTAACAGAAGATGACAAAATCTATGCTATCGATGGTAAAGTCAACTTCGATTCAAACGCTCTCTACCGTCAAAAAGACATCGTTGCACTTCGTGACGAAAAAGAAGAAGAGCCTTTGGAAGTTGAAGCTTCTAAGCACGACCTCGCTTACATCAAGCTCGACGGTAACGTCGCTTGTATGGTAAATGGTGCCGGCCTCGCTATGGCAACTATGGACATGATCCAAATCTCTGGCGGTTCACCTGCCAACTTCCTCGATGTTGGCGGCACTGCTACTCCTGCACGTGTAGAAGAAGCTTTCCGTATTCTCCTCAAAGACCCCAACGTTGAAGGTATTCTCATCAACGTCTTCGGTGGTATTGTTCGTTGCGACCTCGTTGCCGAGGGTGTTATTGAAGCTGTTAAGAACATTGGTAACATTACTTTGCCAATCGTTATCCGCCTCAGTGGTACAAACTCTACTGAAGGTAGAGCTCTACTCGCTCAGTCTGACCTCACTTTCGAGACAGCTGAATCACTCAACGAAGCTGCTGCAAAAGTTGTTGCTGCAGTAGCAAAAAAATAA
- a CDS encoding HEAT repeat domain-containing protein, with translation MRVRQYAQFELVKRKNISALKTALQKGDSTIERLHGLWGLAQLQRARTAETAPFITQFINDKKTIIRQHICQSLGDFTSSPSHEALLIQALSDPSQRVKLKAAIALGKVGTEKAKPALWKLIATNKGKEHIIRHISVRALARLKDQDGAIMQVNNKDPELRLAAVLVLRELESAELAKFVKDENKTIREEAIRAIYDKQIMAAMPALAVESHNIGNYSLPLQRRILFSNMWLGTAQNASNTIAIVNNPKSDKQIKEFALRALSRWSKPPENDPIFSLYRPTTKRNINIIPTISKGLTQVLEDSNGKILDLALKLAQDIKLPLSPKTLLAQVNNTKAPANIRISALNTLLSQDPKYIKYIPVMLKKEKNEILQGRLIELSYAHKLTNYNQLKYKYLSTKNIPQSRAIIKGLAMHSDLHPQLAQIWAQKKEVLPPEVFLDLYLAMKTLDSSTIKTLIAKFDSTADNAYNLTTSGGNSDSGKTIFEGQGACLQCHQINRKGGAQGPALDGIGTRQNPHTIMESLIHPNKLIAPGFGTFIVNTKGGKSIAGILLKEDDTSYQIKTASESLKIMKKDVANKQGPSSGMPPIARALKLSDLRDLIAYLESIKESKVKKRVKSSH, from the coding sequence ATGCGTGTTCGCCAATATGCTCAATTTGAATTAGTCAAAAGAAAAAATATTAGTGCACTTAAAACGGCTCTCCAAAAGGGCGACAGCACCATAGAAAGATTGCACGGCTTATGGGGCCTTGCTCAATTACAGCGAGCTAGAACTGCAGAAACTGCCCCATTTATCACTCAATTCATAAATGATAAAAAAACCATTATTCGTCAACATATCTGTCAAAGTCTTGGAGACTTCACGAGTTCGCCAAGTCATGAAGCTCTACTCATTCAAGCTCTATCCGACCCTTCTCAACGCGTTAAACTTAAAGCGGCTATTGCTTTGGGAAAAGTTGGCACCGAGAAAGCTAAACCCGCACTCTGGAAACTCATCGCCACTAATAAGGGCAAAGAGCATATCATCCGCCATATCAGTGTACGTGCTCTTGCGCGCCTCAAGGATCAAGATGGTGCCATTATGCAAGTAAATAATAAGGATCCCGAACTAAGACTCGCTGCGGTATTAGTCTTACGTGAACTGGAGTCTGCGGAACTCGCAAAATTTGTCAAAGATGAAAATAAAACTATTCGCGAAGAAGCCATTCGGGCCATTTACGATAAGCAGATTATGGCAGCCATGCCCGCACTCGCGGTAGAAAGTCATAATATCGGCAATTATTCGCTTCCTCTTCAAAGAAGAATATTATTCTCTAATATGTGGCTCGGCACTGCTCAAAATGCTAGTAACACCATTGCGATTGTCAATAACCCGAAAAGTGATAAACAGATTAAAGAATTTGCTTTACGCGCTCTTAGTCGCTGGTCTAAGCCTCCTGAGAACGACCCCATTTTTTCTCTTTATAGACCGACTACAAAAAGGAATATCAATATCATCCCTACTATCAGCAAAGGCCTCACACAAGTCTTAGAAGATAGTAATGGCAAAATTTTAGACTTAGCGCTAAAACTTGCTCAGGATATTAAATTACCCTTATCTCCAAAAACTCTCTTAGCGCAAGTTAATAATACCAAAGCACCTGCTAATATTCGTATCTCTGCCCTCAATACCCTTTTATCACAAGACCCCAAGTATATTAAATACATTCCCGTGATGCTTAAAAAAGAAAAGAATGAGATACTCCAAGGTCGCCTCATTGAACTTTCTTACGCACATAAATTAACGAACTATAACCAACTTAAATACAAGTACTTAAGTACAAAAAATATCCCTCAATCAAGAGCTATCATCAAAGGTCTTGCCATGCACTCTGATCTTCATCCACAATTAGCTCAAATATGGGCCCAGAAGAAAGAAGTACTTCCTCCCGAAGTTTTTCTTGATCTTTACCTCGCAATGAAAACACTTGATTCATCTACCATCAAAACACTGATCGCAAAGTTTGACTCTACTGCTGACAATGCCTACAATCTCACTACTTCTGGTGGAAATAGTGATTCGGGGAAAACTATTTTCGAAGGACAAGGTGCCTGTCTTCAGTGTCATCAAATCAATCGCAAAGGAGGTGCTCAAGGTCCCGCATTAGATGGTATTGGTACTCGACAAAATCCGCATACGATCATGGAATCACTCATTCATCCTAATAAATTGATCGCACCGGGTTTTGGTACTTTTATTGTCAATACAAAAGGGGGAAAGTCGATTGCTGGCATCCTGCTTAAAGAAGATGATACATCCTACCAGATTAAAACCGCAAGTGAAAGCTTAAAAATCATGAAAAAGGATGTGGCTAATAAACAAGGTCCTAGCTCTGGCATGCCTCCTATTGCTCGTGCCCTAAAACTGAGTGACCTGCGTGACCTCATTGCCTACCTCGAATCCATCAAAGAGAGTAAAGTTAAAAAAAGGGTCAAGTCATCTCACTAA
- the sucD gene encoding succinate--CoA ligase subunit alpha: MAILVTEKTRVVVQGITGSQGAFHTGLMKDYMDNFVVAGVTPGKGGQDLDGTPVYDSVAEAVEKQQVNTSVIFVPPPFAADAILEAVAAELDLVICITEGIPVLDMMKVKHAMKGSKTRLIGPNCPGVITPGIGKIGIMPADIHSKGKIGIISRSGTLTYEAVDQITKAGLGQTTCVGIGGDPINGTQHLDVVKLFAEDPETEGIVLIGEIGGDAEEQAALWIKENYKKPVVGFIAGLTAPPGKRMGHAGAIVGGGDRTGAEKVQYLKDCGIKMVQSPSDIGDAMKSFFS; this comes from the coding sequence ATGGCTATTCTAGTTACAGAAAAAACTCGCGTCGTTGTTCAGGGTATCACTGGCTCACAAGGCGCTTTCCACACAGGTCTCATGAAGGATTACATGGACAACTTTGTTGTCGCTGGTGTAACTCCTGGTAAAGGCGGACAAGATCTTGATGGCACTCCTGTTTACGACAGCGTTGCTGAAGCAGTAGAAAAGCAGCAAGTTAATACTTCTGTTATTTTCGTACCACCTCCCTTCGCAGCAGATGCGATCCTCGAAGCTGTTGCAGCTGAACTCGATCTCGTGATTTGTATCACTGAAGGTATCCCTGTTCTCGATATGATGAAAGTTAAGCACGCTATGAAAGGCAGCAAGACTCGTCTCATCGGACCTAACTGTCCTGGTGTTATCACTCCTGGTATCGGCAAAATCGGTATCATGCCTGCTGACATTCACTCAAAGGGTAAGATCGGTATCATTTCACGTTCTGGTACACTTACTTACGAAGCAGTTGATCAAATCACCAAAGCTGGCCTTGGTCAAACAACTTGTGTTGGTATCGGTGGCGACCCCATCAATGGTACTCAGCACCTTGACGTTGTAAAACTCTTCGCAGAAGACCCTGAGACTGAAGGTATCGTTCTCATCGGTGAAATCGGTGGTGACGCTGAAGAGCAAGCAGCTCTTTGGATCAAAGAAAATTATAAGAAACCCGTAGTCGGCTTCATCGCTGGTCTTACGGCTCCTCCCGGCAAACGCATGGGCCACGCTGGCGCAATCGTTGGTGGCGGCGACCGTACGGGCGCAGAAAAAGTACAGTACCTCAAGGACTGTGGTATCAAGATGGTGCAATCACCTTCTGATATCGGCGACGCAATGAAGTCTTTCTTCAGCTAA
- the mutS gene encoding DNA mismatch repair protein MutS: MAKASAQNVKLTPMMRQYLDAKEGLTDDTILLFRLGDFYEIFFEDAERGSEIMGITLTRRNTIPMAGFPYHALDNYLPRILEHGLKVAIAEQMEDPATTKGIVKRAVTRVITAGTVTEDNVLRSSKANFLAAIHVGKKNTGLAFLDLSTGDFRIIEHNDPHSLEAELHRANPSELIVAEDLNIHDLPFALPDATSISPIASWQFDSDLAQQNLLKHFAVKTLEGFGCRNQTSSITAAGALLDYVLTNLKRSADHITSLSLIQNNDCMIIDRVSQRTLELVDPIFRDSKNSTLISVLDECSTPMGSRLLRDWLLRPLTNIEKISQRQDTISSFCSDQMLLEELRESFRTVRDIERILTRLNLGTANPRELQTITWALKAIPDIESIIAYVDSDLLTDIKSRLYSFPELTELLLNALSEELPATLKDGGIISDGYNEQLDHFRKGSREGKAWLARFEAQEKERTGIKKLKIGYNRVFGYFIELSKINSAQAPESYIRKQTLANAERYITPELKEIEDSVLGAEEKAKALEYELFQELRLMVTEKTKAIQITAKALAELDCLANLSYVALKHSYTRPALCTEKKIDISDGRHPVVEAAIDAGTFVPNDTQMDDHQASINLVTGPNMAGKSTYIRQVALLTIMAQMGSFIPCSQAEIGITDSIYTRIGAADDLSRGQSTFMVEMVETANILNNAGSRSLVILDEIGRGTSTYDGLSLAWAIAEHLHETGCLTLFATHYHELTKLGASLPKVKNWCVAVHENKGKIIFLHKIQAGAADRSYGIYVAKLAGIPKSVIKRADSILNDLEDLTGNTYIKNIKKSLKSNSNSLSDNSPDLFDWQSN, from the coding sequence ATGGCTAAAGCTTCGGCACAAAATGTAAAGTTAACCCCGATGATGCGTCAATACCTTGACGCAAAAGAGGGATTGACGGATGATACCATACTGCTTTTCCGTTTAGGTGATTTCTACGAAATATTTTTTGAAGATGCTGAACGTGGTTCTGAGATCATGGGCATCACTTTGACTCGTCGAAATACCATCCCAATGGCAGGCTTTCCCTATCACGCTCTAGATAATTATTTGCCACGAATACTAGAACACGGGCTCAAAGTCGCGATTGCCGAACAAATGGAAGACCCTGCGACAACTAAAGGCATTGTAAAACGAGCAGTAACCCGAGTCATTACAGCTGGCACTGTAACTGAAGATAATGTCTTACGTTCTTCTAAGGCCAATTTTTTAGCCGCCATTCATGTTGGTAAAAAAAATACAGGCTTAGCATTCCTAGATTTATCCACTGGCGACTTTCGTATCATAGAACACAACGACCCACATAGCTTGGAAGCTGAGCTCCATCGTGCCAATCCGTCTGAACTCATTGTAGCTGAAGATCTCAACATTCATGATCTCCCCTTCGCTCTTCCTGATGCCACAAGCATCAGCCCTATAGCTTCTTGGCAGTTTGATTCGGATTTAGCTCAACAAAACTTACTCAAACATTTTGCTGTCAAAACTCTCGAAGGCTTTGGCTGCCGGAATCAAACAAGCTCCATAACGGCCGCTGGCGCACTCCTCGACTACGTACTCACCAATCTCAAAAGATCTGCAGATCACATTACCAGCCTAAGCTTAATCCAAAATAATGACTGCATGATCATCGATCGCGTCTCTCAACGTACTTTAGAACTCGTTGATCCTATTTTTCGAGACTCTAAAAATTCCACACTTATCTCTGTACTTGATGAATGCTCTACGCCCATGGGTAGCCGCTTATTGCGCGACTGGCTTTTGCGTCCATTAACCAATATCGAAAAAATCAGTCAACGCCAAGATACAATTAGCTCATTCTGCTCTGACCAGATGCTTCTTGAGGAACTACGAGAAAGCTTTCGTACCGTTAGGGACATTGAACGTATTCTGACTCGACTTAATCTAGGCACCGCTAACCCAAGGGAGCTTCAAACCATTACTTGGGCATTAAAAGCCATCCCAGATATAGAAAGTATAATTGCTTATGTAGACTCAGATCTTTTAACTGACATTAAAAGTAGACTCTATAGTTTCCCTGAATTAACCGAGCTCTTGCTTAATGCCCTTAGCGAAGAACTTCCCGCCACGCTAAAAGATGGAGGCATTATCAGTGATGGCTATAATGAGCAGCTTGATCACTTCCGTAAGGGAAGTCGCGAAGGCAAAGCTTGGCTAGCCCGCTTTGAAGCTCAAGAAAAAGAACGTACCGGCATTAAAAAACTTAAAATTGGCTACAATCGTGTTTTTGGTTATTTTATTGAACTATCAAAAATCAATTCGGCTCAAGCCCCTGAATCCTACATTCGCAAACAGACCCTTGCAAATGCGGAACGCTACATCACCCCCGAACTTAAAGAAATCGAAGATTCCGTTTTAGGTGCAGAGGAAAAAGCCAAAGCTCTAGAGTATGAACTATTCCAAGAATTGCGTTTAATGGTGACTGAAAAAACTAAAGCGATCCAAATTACCGCCAAAGCTCTTGCTGAACTTGACTGCCTTGCCAATCTCTCCTACGTGGCATTAAAACACTCCTATACCCGTCCTGCTCTTTGCACTGAAAAGAAAATTGACATATCAGACGGCCGCCACCCCGTTGTCGAAGCAGCCATTGATGCTGGCACATTTGTCCCTAATGATACTCAAATGGATGATCACCAAGCCTCTATCAATCTCGTTACGGGCCCCAATATGGCCGGTAAATCTACCTATATCCGCCAGGTCGCTTTACTCACTATCATGGCACAAATGGGCTCATTCATTCCCTGTTCTCAAGCTGAAATCGGCATCACTGATAGTATTTACACCCGCATCGGGGCCGCTGACGACCTAAGTCGTGGACAAAGTACTTTTATGGTCGAAATGGTTGAAACCGCCAATATCCTCAATAACGCCGGCTCTCGAAGCTTAGTCATCCTAGATGAAATTGGTCGTGGCACTTCAACTTACGATGGCCTAAGTTTAGCCTGGGCAATAGCCGAACATTTACACGAGACTGGCTGCCTTACTTTATTTGCTACACACTACCACGAACTTACTAAACTCGGAGCGAGCTTACCGAAGGTGAAAAATTGGTGTGTCGCCGTGCATGAAAACAAAGGTAAAATTATTTTCTTACATAAAATCCAAGCAGGTGCAGCTGATAGAAGTTACGGTATTTACGTCGCTAAATTAGCTGGAATTCCAAAATCCGTTATTAAACGGGCAGACTCCATCTTAAATGATTTAGAGGACTTAACAGGCAATACCTATATCAAAAACATAAAAAAATCCTTGAAATCTAATTCAAATTCATTAAGTGATAATTCTCCAGACCTTTTCGACTGGCAAAGTAATTGA
- a CDS encoding YkgJ family cysteine cluster protein: protein MGTWNCQRCGNCCRWPGIVKVNDAEIATIANFLNIDEESFLDKYTQLRPDRKGLTLISREDNSCIFLEGKNQCTIQPVKPQQCSDFLVKWFPKPEDNCNAIYKDD from the coding sequence ATGGGTACATGGAACTGCCAACGTTGTGGCAATTGTTGTCGCTGGCCCGGCATCGTCAAAGTGAATGATGCGGAAATTGCGACTATCGCAAATTTTCTCAATATCGACGAAGAAAGTTTTTTAGATAAATATACCCAACTGCGCCCTGATAGAAAAGGACTTACACTTATCTCTCGTGAAGATAACTCATGTATATTTTTAGAAGGGAAAAATCAATGTACCATTCAGCCCGTTAAACCTCAGCAATGCTCAGATTTCTTGGTCAAATGGTTTCCAAAACCGGAAGATAATTGCAATGCTATCTATAAAGATGACTAA
- a CDS encoding DUF7133 domain-containing protein: MQDFTGKVNNPKFTKSGKIAAKPLVENMTSFGLGHDGSLYIVESPRQKNGQIVDIRGAKQFTQQDFKNTTVEERIAMMENDPKTGKAYFNRHSERIAKITDTNGDGIFDKRTEFADGMMRNTADGIAFSAIEHENSIYLTCIPHLWKFTDTNNDGIADKQEKLLSGFGPRLSMMGHDMHGITVGPDGRLYWSVGDRGYNVTSKEGKKFSAPNRGAIFRCNTDGTNFEVFHFGLRNPQEIAFDKHGNLFTFDNTGDIGDRARAVYAVESGDSGWYMEHQGLHQYRSRLDHSEFNGMSPWIEDQMFKPQQPKQPLWYLPPSVIFKMAPLELLTSLVKVSPANGKIAFLSQIFVPVLHAPISFALSSPKRGHHSKLMWLTQSSVKSLHQM, encoded by the coding sequence ATGCAAGATTTCACTGGCAAAGTGAACAATCCGAAATTTACTAAAAGTGGTAAAATTGCCGCGAAGCCACTAGTCGAAAACATGACTAGCTTTGGGCTAGGACATGATGGCAGTCTTTACATCGTAGAATCTCCACGACAAAAAAATGGTCAAATTGTAGATATTCGTGGAGCTAAGCAATTTACTCAACAAGACTTTAAAAATACTACTGTTGAAGAACGTATTGCCATGATGGAAAATGATCCAAAAACTGGTAAAGCTTATTTCAATCGTCATAGTGAACGCATCGCTAAAATAACTGATACTAACGGCGACGGTATTTTTGATAAGCGCACAGAGTTTGCCGATGGCATGATGAGAAACACCGCTGATGGAATTGCATTTTCTGCGATAGAACATGAGAACTCAATTTACCTTACTTGTATCCCTCACCTTTGGAAGTTCACAGATACCAATAACGATGGTATCGCAGACAAGCAAGAAAAACTACTAAGTGGATTTGGACCACGCCTTAGTATGATGGGTCATGATATGCATGGCATTACAGTAGGCCCTGATGGTAGACTTTATTGGTCTGTAGGTGACCGAGGTTATAACGTTACCAGTAAAGAAGGCAAGAAATTTTCTGCTCCCAATCGAGGTGCCATTTTTCGCTGTAATACCGATGGAACAAATTTTGAAGTCTTCCATTTTGGCTTGCGAAATCCTCAAGAAATTGCTTTTGATAAACACGGCAACCTCTTCACCTTTGATAATACGGGTGATATCGGTGATCGTGCTCGCGCTGTATATGCCGTTGAAAGTGGTGATTCTGGCTGGTATATGGAACACCAAGGTCTTCACCAATATCGATCGCGCCTAGATCACTCCGAATTCAATGGTATGTCTCCTTGGATTGAAGACCAGATGTTCAAACCACAACAGCCCAAACAACCACTTTGGTATCTCCCCCCCTCAGTAATTTTCAAAATGGCCCCTCTGGAATTACTTACCTCACTGGTGAAGGTATCCCCAGCGAATGGCAAGATAGCTTTCTTGTCTCAAATTTTCGTGCCAGTACTGCACGCTCCAATATCATTCGCTTTAAGTTCTCCGAAAAGGGGGCATCATTCAAAACTGATGTGGCTGACCCAGTCATCAGTCAAATCGTTGCATCAGATGTAA
- a CDS encoding aminotransferase class I/II-fold pyridoxal phosphate-dependent enzyme has protein sequence MSPLAAKLNEQITASNPHVLEMLSDYGKRIFFPSAGILAQSAEAKADAHLYNATIGIATEGGKAMGLDSITEQVNDIENAEYLPYAPSPGLPALRNKWQELQLEKNPSMVGKVASSPVVTNALTHGISLAGSLFMNPGETLVLSDHFWGNYNLYFNVTLGVNMEFFTLFNEDGTFNSQSYKETLLKAAKGKDQITTILNFPNNPTGYSVLKQDVDGILDAVKAVADTGTNVVVLCDDAYFGLFFEEDVLKESLFGYFSDLHERVLAVKVDGATKEDYVWGLRCGFLTYAAKGLETAGLKALEQKTGGAIRATVSNISHLSQRIVLKAFSNSDYARQKQEKFDIMKARYEKVKEVLSDSRFAEYFSPYPYNSGYFMTMKLEHGLDANEYRQYLLKNKGIGTISIGAANIRVAFSCTEESHLADLFDKMYEAASEMVAAK, from the coding sequence ATGAGCCCTCTCGCTGCGAAACTCAATGAGCAAATTACTGCATCAAACCCCCATGTACTTGAAATGCTTTCCGATTACGGTAAACGCATTTTCTTCCCCTCTGCTGGAATATTAGCTCAAAGTGCTGAAGCTAAGGCAGATGCCCATCTCTATAATGCAACTATTGGTATTGCTACTGAAGGCGGCAAGGCTATGGGACTTGATTCTATTACTGAACAAGTTAACGATATCGAAAATGCGGAATACCTCCCCTATGCACCTTCTCCAGGTCTTCCTGCCCTTCGTAACAAGTGGCAAGAACTCCAGCTAGAGAAAAATCCTTCCATGGTTGGCAAAGTGGCATCTTCACCAGTTGTGACTAATGCCCTTACACATGGTATTTCTCTCGCTGGCTCACTCTTTATGAATCCAGGTGAAACGCTCGTTCTTTCAGATCACTTTTGGGGTAACTACAACCTCTATTTTAATGTGACTCTTGGCGTCAACATGGAATTCTTCACGCTCTTCAATGAAGACGGTACTTTCAATAGCCAGAGCTACAAAGAAACTCTTCTCAAAGCCGCTAAAGGCAAAGATCAGATCACTACCATTCTCAATTTCCCAAATAACCCAACTGGCTACTCTGTTCTAAAGCAAGACGTGGATGGTATTTTAGACGCAGTTAAAGCCGTTGCTGACACAGGTACAAATGTTGTCGTCCTCTGTGATGATGCTTACTTCGGACTCTTTTTCGAAGAAGACGTCCTCAAAGAATCACTTTTTGGTTATTTTTCCGATCTTCACGAGCGTGTACTCGCCGTAAAAGTAGATGGCGCCACTAAAGAAGATTATGTCTGGGGCTTACGTTGTGGCTTCCTTACTTATGCGGCGAAAGGTTTAGAAACTGCTGGCCTTAAAGCACTTGAGCAAAAAACAGGTGGTGCAATTCGCGCAACTGTTTCTAATATCTCCCACCTTTCTCAACGCATTGTCCTCAAAGCTTTTAGTAATAGTGATTATGCGCGCCAGAAGCAAGAAAAATTCGATATTATGAAAGCTCGCTACGAAAAAGTAAAAGAGGTCCTTTCTGATAGTCGTTTTGCGGAATACTTCAGCCCTTACCCGTATAACTCTGGCTATTTCATGACGATGAAGCTCGAGCATGGCTTAGATGCTAATGAGTACCGTCAATACTTACTTAAAAACAAAGGCATTGGTACTATATCTATTGGAGCTGCAAATATTCGTGTTGCCTTCTCATGTACTGAAGAAAGCCATTTAGCTGACCTCTTTGACAAGATGTACGAAGCTGCCAGCGAAATGGTCGCTGCGAAGTAA
- a CDS encoding Hsp33 family molecular chaperone HslO, with protein sequence MNDFLYRGIVEGLNARFSAVHATKAVETGIIKHNCDPVSGLLLCRALGTGLLISPLLQDDHRFTISWQYDGPIGKMVVDVGANSDVRGLITNTNLATATASVAQAYGENGQISVVRSSSKILISSSTTEAQLLELSDDLGFFFSTSEQVETELTVATNFRPDPENPVSLCQGFLLQALPGCDLEKLDRARQRMKSAAFRDLLDTAPELDNHVEKLIQLLFDEDESNQEYSIHSCPTPVFQCNCSKEKTFGALRTLNLEELIESRDKKEEIAVSCHFCSTRYSFDHNDLQILIDEKS encoded by the coding sequence ATGAACGACTTCCTTTACAGGGGTATTGTCGAAGGCTTGAACGCGCGCTTTAGCGCCGTTCATGCCACAAAAGCTGTTGAAACGGGCATTATCAAACATAACTGTGATCCTGTTTCAGGCTTACTCTTGTGTCGCGCCCTAGGCACTGGCTTACTCATTTCCCCTTTACTACAAGATGATCATCGTTTCACTATCAGCTGGCAATACGATGGCCCTATTGGTAAGATGGTTGTTGATGTAGGGGCAAATTCTGATGTCCGAGGCTTAATTACCAATACTAATTTAGCTACTGCTACAGCAAGTGTAGCTCAAGCTTATGGTGAAAATGGTCAAATCTCGGTAGTTCGCTCTTCTAGTAAGATCTTAATTAGTTCATCTACCACAGAAGCACAGCTCTTAGAACTCAGTGATGATCTTGGTTTTTTCTTTTCGACTTCTGAACAAGTAGAAACTGAACTCACTGTAGCAACTAATTTTCGCCCTGATCCAGAAAATCCCGTGAGCTTATGCCAAGGATTCCTTCTTCAGGCACTTCCTGGCTGTGATCTAGAGAAACTTGACCGTGCTCGCCAAAGAATGAAATCTGCTGCATTTAGAGACTTACTTGATACTGCGCCTGAACTTGATAATCATGTTGAAAAACTCATTCAATTACTCTTTGATGAAGACGAAAGTAACCAAGAATACTCCATTCATTCCTGCCCTACACCCGTGTTCCAATGTAATTGTAGCAAAGAAAAAACTTTTGGTGCTTTACGTACCTTAAATCTCGAGGAACTCATTGAATCGAGAGATAAGAAAGAAGAAATTGCAGTTAGCTGTCATTTTTGTTCAACGCGTTACTCCTTCGATCACAATGATCTGCAAATACTGATTGACGAAAAAAGCTGA